The Panicum virgatum strain AP13 chromosome 5K, P.virgatum_v5, whole genome shotgun sequence genome has a window encoding:
- the LOC120710234 gene encoding protein FAR-RED IMPAIRED RESPONSE 1-like has product MSSVEGFDLNIEPADVSFADDPVTVYLINVSQDDPIAMSQDDPVAIPPVPTLASSSMPVESDGLTVPTAQTATDGGDVEDGIEVLSTTQEPYVGMPFSTPQDARVYYNRYARHAGFSIRIDTSRESKKDNDKRKVIFVCQKAGVNKKQKLDEEGPITEKKIVRQSRRDYVDRTRCPARMIVRKTAPSQWEVIHFEREHNHECVKKFSLTKYMKSHREIPAEEKEFIKFLHGCCITTTRAYQIMVELYGGIENCPYTEGDAKNLRVEYHAEYRGKDMKATLDHFEELKNEDPDFIYSYTLDEFDRVENLFWVDGAARKSYELYEFEFKWQAMLDKHEINDDERFKHLYEMRNCWVPAYFMNNFFPFLQTTARSEGFNAVLKRYVNPMNSILNFVHQYKKIQDRIFGKQTMHEANTTVKVPHYLTGHPMERQMKQMFQRDGVLCCHILKVFDALAVREVPCHYILPRWSAEKANDGDNVEVAGEKLHATQISNLGRHAVHYHTIFSNFAQFVRPFMVEDESHNIVLKHVAAMQAELNARKNGGGGEFCFTSAVQCRAGWKRGWWKPAWR; this is encoded by the exons ATGTCGTCTGTAGAGGGGTTTGACCTTAATATTGAACCAGCAGATGTTAGTTTCGCGGATGATCCTGTTACTGTTTATTTGATCAATGTGTCGCAAGATGATCCTATTGCTATGTCTCAAGATGATCCTGTTGCCATACCTCCTGTCCCTACtctagcaagttcatcaatgcCTGTAGAATCTGATGGTCTCACAGTGCCAACAGCTCAAACTGCTACAGATGGGGGTGATGTAGAGGATGGTATTGAGGTTCTATCAACAACGCAAGAGCCCTATGTTGGCATGCCATTTAGCACCCCGCAAGATGCTAGGGTTTACTATAATAGGTATGCTAGACACGCTGGTTTTTCCATCAGAATTGACACCTCCCGTGAATCCAAAAAGGACAATGACAAGAGGAAAGTTATTTTTGTATGCCAAAAAGCTGGTGTCAATAAGAAGCAAAAACTTGATGAGGAAGGACCGATAACTGAGAAGAAGATAGTGAGGCAAAGCCGCAGAGATTATGTTGATAGGACTCGCTGTCCTGCACGCATGATTGTGAGAAAAACAGCCCCATCTCAATGGGAGGTCATTCACTTTGAGCGGGAGCACAATCATGAGTGTGTGAAGAAGTTCTCTCTTACAAAGTACATGAAGTCTCATAGAGAGATACCCGCTGAAGAGAAGGAGTTCATAAAGTTTCTTCATGGGTGTTGCATAACAACTACGCGCGCTTACCAGATAATGGTTGAGTTGTATGGTGGTATTGAAAACTGTCCATACACGGAAGGTGATGCAAAAAATTTGAGAGTGGAGTACCATGCTGAGTATCGAGGAAAGGACATGAAAGCAACCCTTGATCACTTTGAGGAACTGAAGAACGAGGATCCTGATTTCATTTACAGTTATACCCTTGATGAATTTGATAGGGTTGAGAATCTATTTTGGGTTGATGGTGCAGCAAGGAAGTCATATGAGCTCTATG agtttgaattcaaatggcaagCTATGCTGGATAAACATGAGATCAATGATGATGAAAGGTTCAAGCATTTGTATGAAATGAGAAATTGCTGGGTTCCGGCTtacttcatgaacaacttcttCCCCTTTCTGCAAACAACAGCACGGAGTGAAGGATTCAATGCTGTCCTGAAGCGATATGTGAACCCAATGAATTCAATACTAAACTTTGTTCACCAGTACAAGAAAATACAGGATAGAATATTCGGCAAACAAACAATGCATGAGGCTAATACAACTGTCAAGGTTCCGCACTACTTGACTGGCCACCCCATGGAAAGACAAATGAAGCAAAT GTTTCAGAGGGACGGGGTTCTTTGCTGCCATATACTAAAGGTGTTTGATGCACTTGCTGTCCGTGAGGTGCCATGTCATTACATTTTGCCTAGGTGGTCTGCTGAAAAGGCGAATGATGGTGACAATGTGGAAGTTGCTGGTGAGAAGCTGCATGCCACGCAAATTTCAAACCTGGGGAGGCATGCTGTCCATTACCATACAATTTTCTCCAACTTTGCTCAGTTTGTAAGACCTTTCATGGTTGAGGATGAAAGTCACAACATAGTTTTGAAACATGTCGCTGCGATGCAAGCTGAACTTAATGCACGCAAAAATGGAGGGGGTGGCGAGTTCTGCTTCACAAGTGCAGTCCAATGTCGCGCAGGCTGGAAGCGTGGTTGGTGGAAGCCGGCGTGGCGGTAA